One part of the Mariniblastus fucicola genome encodes these proteins:
- the bioB gene encoding biotin synthase BioB, with product MSETSTAPQLENWTRQQVVELFELPFNELLFQAMTVHRQNHEPNTVQLSTLLSIKTGACPEDCAYCPQSARYKTGLKTEKLMPLEQIVAAATRAKENGASRFCMGAAWRSPKDSDIDQVSAAIRAVKDLGLETCATLGMLKEKHAEALQESGLDYYNHNLDTSPEFYGDIISTRTYQDRLDTLENVRHAGMKVCCGGIVGMGEDVDDRAGLLVTLANLDPQPESVPINNLVKVAGTPMAENEDLDPFEFVRTIAVARILMPKSYVRLSAGREQMSDELQALCFLAGANSIFYGDKLLTTGNAATDRDRQLFARLGLKSLGGQFEVAQSEQSAEACESPKGCSSCEA from the coding sequence ATGTCAGAAACATCGACCGCCCCGCAACTTGAAAACTGGACCCGTCAGCAAGTCGTCGAACTGTTCGAGCTGCCGTTTAACGAATTGCTTTTTCAGGCAATGACCGTTCACCGGCAAAACCACGAACCCAACACGGTTCAATTGAGCACGTTGCTGAGTATCAAAACCGGTGCCTGCCCGGAAGACTGTGCTTATTGCCCACAGAGTGCTCGATACAAGACCGGACTGAAGACCGAAAAGCTGATGCCGCTTGAGCAGATCGTTGCCGCCGCGACTCGAGCCAAGGAAAACGGCGCCAGTCGCTTCTGCATGGGCGCCGCGTGGCGCAGTCCGAAGGATTCCGACATCGATCAGGTCTCTGCGGCGATCCGCGCGGTCAAGGATCTTGGGCTGGAAACCTGCGCGACTCTGGGCATGCTCAAGGAAAAACACGCAGAAGCACTGCAGGAATCTGGGCTGGATTACTACAACCACAACCTGGATACCTCGCCGGAATTTTATGGCGACATTATCTCGACGCGGACCTATCAGGATCGCCTGGATACACTCGAAAACGTCCGCCACGCGGGCATGAAAGTCTGCTGCGGTGGAATCGTGGGTATGGGAGAAGACGTCGACGATCGAGCCGGGTTGCTGGTTACGCTGGCGAACCTGGACCCGCAACCGGAGAGCGTGCCGATCAACAACCTGGTCAAAGTCGCGGGCACTCCGATGGCCGAAAACGAAGACCTTGATCCATTCGAGTTCGTTCGCACGATCGCAGTCGCCAGAATTTTGATGCCGAAATCGTACGTGCGGCTTTCTGCGGGACGAGAGCAGATGAGCGACGAACTTCAGGCGTTGTGTTTCCTCGCAGGAGCCAACTCAATTTTCTACGGCGACAAGTTGCTGACAACCGGAAACGCGGCGACCGATCGCGATCGACAACTGTTCGCTCGGCTCGGACTTAAGTCGCTCGGTGGTCAATTTGAAGTCGCACAATCAGAGCAGTCAGCGGAAGCTTGCGAATCGCCCAAGGGATGCTCAAGCTGTGAAGCTTGA
- a CDS encoding SCO family protein translates to MNIVKDSSPKETSPKETSPKRGPNMLVLGALAVLACTFLGIAVVIGLMTTKAPIAGSGNSNTGPEPSADNPPGAVIVDVPWDHLHHIDSFEMKNQDGEKFSTAQFSGEKPYLVSFFFASCPSICRDLNKQVASLNEQLKKEDVAFVTITVDPDRDTPEVLSEYAQGFDAVSPRWTFLTGQQYKIKQVGEQMFRVEVVDMANHTDNIMLVDKWGKYRDRFKWDDPYDMKRLVNVVKEVAAETKPPLGKTVRTRNAMVGREPIDLSTVQYLREFHLYTSEEKPFFSRDLTGEVWIANFFFTSCPTICKLQSKYIEGLQNRLGEHPTKLVSITTDPVTDIPATLREYARDHNADPDRWIFLTGNEKVIPRVGSEFFSAMGGVGHHSTELFVVDKWGNVRGRFDWQDAAQEVEMLSLVDSLWNESRPPGEFKRIDGGSKQDESEFEEEDDE, encoded by the coding sequence ATGAACATAGTAAAAGACTCATCGCCAAAAGAAACGTCACCGAAAGAAACGTCACCGAAGCGCGGCCCCAACATGCTTGTGCTGGGAGCGTTGGCGGTTCTGGCATGTACTTTTCTCGGCATCGCTGTGGTCATTGGTTTGATGACGACGAAAGCTCCCATTGCTGGCTCAGGCAATTCGAACACCGGTCCTGAACCGAGCGCGGACAATCCGCCAGGCGCTGTGATCGTGGATGTCCCGTGGGATCACCTGCACCACATCGACAGCTTCGAAATGAAGAATCAAGACGGCGAAAAGTTCAGCACGGCTCAGTTCAGCGGCGAAAAGCCCTATCTCGTGAGCTTCTTCTTCGCCAGCTGCCCCAGTATTTGTCGCGACTTGAACAAACAGGTGGCAAGCCTGAACGAGCAACTCAAGAAAGAAGACGTTGCGTTCGTGACCATCACGGTGGATCCCGATCGAGACACGCCGGAAGTTCTGTCCGAGTACGCTCAGGGCTTTGACGCAGTCTCGCCAAGGTGGACTTTTCTGACCGGACAGCAATACAAAATCAAACAGGTTGGCGAACAGATGTTTCGCGTCGAAGTCGTCGACATGGCGAACCACACCGACAACATTATGCTGGTCGACAAATGGGGAAAGTATCGCGACAGGTTCAAGTGGGACGATCCGTACGACATGAAGCGACTGGTCAACGTGGTCAAGGAAGTCGCTGCCGAAACGAAACCGCCGCTTGGCAAAACGGTGCGGACTCGCAACGCGATGGTTGGCCGCGAACCGATCGACTTGAGCACGGTTCAGTATTTGCGCGAGTTCCATCTCTACACCAGCGAAGAGAAACCTTTTTTCTCGCGTGACCTGACCGGTGAAGTCTGGATTGCAAACTTCTTTTTCACCTCGTGCCCGACGATCTGCAAACTACAAAGCAAATACATCGAAGGCCTGCAAAACCGGCTTGGTGAACATCCGACCAAACTGGTTAGCATCACAACGGATCCCGTGACAGACATTCCTGCGACGTTGCGTGAGTACGCCAGAGACCACAACGCCGATCCGGACCGGTGGATATTTTTGACTGGAAATGAGAAAGTCATTCCTCGCGTCGGGTCTGAGTTTTTCAGTGCGATGGGTGGAGTGGGTCATCATTCGACAGAACTGTTTGTCGTCGACAAATGGGGCAACGTTCGCGGTCGATTCGACTGGCAAGACGCGGCTCAGGAAGTCGAGATGTTAAGCTTGGTCGATTCGCTGTGGAACGAATCCCGTCCGCCGGGTGAATTCAAACGCATCGATGGCGGTTCAAAGCAGGATGAATCTGAATTTGAAGAAGAAGACGATGAGTAA
- a CDS encoding TolC family protein encodes MSQTHTQTTPGSGCARRNRAIALAILFSICSAQLVMIAGCHRGFYRRQADAEARRLVTEKLGSRWNSATGDVHIDPMSRMFDPFSADHPPIPPDDPAAHKLMHTVDGKPGYPHWHANGDIEEVENPTWRQYLPVNEKGQVVLSLSDAYRMALIHSPDLQQQRETLYLSALEVSIQRFGFDSQLFSGFNSFLTGRGRFQTGTGSSSTTVENSLGVNGGGLSARRLGITGANFVVGLANTILWEFSGNNTTSANSLINFSVIQPLLRGAGRERIMESLTQAERTLLANVRQLERFRRGFYLEIATGRDAGAGPSQTTSSFLNQPGLAGSNVGGYLGLLQQKQQIKNLEFSVAQFESLLKQFRELFERDRIDSLQVAQFESSVYGQQESLLNSRITYKDSLDRFKVLIGLPPDVDVVIEDPFLDGFKLIDDTFPERIEAVKALRDEISDSVVEFGSTVRQLYRDARLQEEGGEDVDIENQNLDRQLKALLPYMMQARQLVASIKDEDRKRVAEDIKRLGEVRSERLSYLESVKDDIEAGRLESQVETLVFTEESVPTSQILEYQLENENNERSLIAKLDGIIAEIDERIARIKNGDQSGLSGSEFYEKLERDFAKRIPDLLTEVDGIVLEMALLQSTARTNSIEITNVDIDSDQAFETARCLRRDWMNARGSLVDRWRQIEFFADQLEAQVDLVLTGEIGNAGADNPFRIRYEDGNLRAGFRFDAPIVRQSERNAYRQAQISYQQARRSYYRFEDAISQSLRQTIRNINQDKLLFELNRQNIQVNIKAVQLARARLVQPPAPGQDSTLSDVTARNLTGAIQGLTSAQNRYLGLWTEYEVLRRSLDFDMGTMELDPMFEWVDPGEIDETIGLRVAAREGVAENERFCCGLQQAQTYVEEFYEGEVVESETVMSPPGGDDSNSNVNSMNSIEYDANPIQPVAPREPVASQTFEAPVVEPAMELSPLGKSDVRTKASKPVTARANAKPTSGFQTVLEDDQVSVSDFDVSNFPPIQSKPTIQASTVNSTRTGYLDPFQRGNAGPSEKLRLIGSPITASTDAGSATGVSGIGTVGLVSPNSSLERAFQLKVEEPKEPVRQAIKAEASILTR; translated from the coding sequence GTGTCCCAGACCCACACACAGACAACGCCTGGCTCAGGCTGCGCACGTAGAAACCGCGCAATCGCATTGGCCATCCTGTTTTCTATTTGCTCCGCTCAGTTGGTAATGATCGCCGGCTGCCATCGCGGATTCTATCGCCGCCAAGCCGACGCTGAAGCTCGACGTCTGGTGACGGAGAAGCTCGGTAGTCGATGGAATTCCGCCACTGGTGATGTTCACATCGATCCGATGTCGCGGATGTTTGATCCGTTCTCGGCCGACCATCCGCCGATTCCTCCAGACGATCCCGCAGCTCACAAGCTGATGCACACGGTCGACGGGAAGCCTGGCTATCCGCATTGGCACGCCAACGGGGACATCGAAGAAGTCGAAAACCCAACTTGGCGACAATACTTGCCGGTTAACGAAAAAGGACAGGTTGTTCTGTCGCTGTCCGATGCGTATCGAATGGCTTTGATCCACAGTCCGGATTTGCAGCAGCAACGGGAGACACTTTATCTTTCCGCGCTCGAAGTTTCGATCCAGCGTTTCGGTTTTGATTCGCAATTGTTCTCCGGATTCAATTCGTTCCTGACCGGTCGTGGACGGTTTCAAACTGGAACGGGTTCGTCGTCAACGACCGTGGAAAATTCGCTGGGCGTAAACGGTGGCGGATTGTCAGCCAGGCGATTGGGCATCACTGGCGCGAACTTCGTTGTTGGTTTGGCTAACACGATTTTGTGGGAATTCTCTGGCAACAACACAACGTCAGCCAACTCGCTGATTAACTTTTCCGTGATCCAGCCGTTGCTCCGTGGAGCGGGACGTGAACGAATCATGGAAAGCCTGACTCAGGCAGAGCGAACTTTGTTGGCGAACGTTCGGCAGTTGGAACGATTCCGTCGCGGTTTCTACCTTGAGATCGCAACGGGGCGTGACGCTGGAGCAGGGCCGTCTCAAACGACCAGTTCCTTTTTGAACCAACCGGGACTCGCGGGTTCCAATGTTGGAGGATACCTGGGACTGCTGCAGCAGAAACAACAAATCAAAAACCTTGAGTTCAGCGTGGCTCAGTTCGAGTCGCTGCTGAAACAGTTCCGTGAGCTTTTCGAACGCGACCGGATTGACTCGTTGCAGGTTGCTCAATTCGAATCCAGCGTTTACGGCCAACAGGAGTCCTTGCTCAATTCCCGCATTACCTACAAGGATTCGCTGGACCGATTCAAGGTCCTGATTGGTTTGCCGCCGGACGTCGACGTTGTTATCGAAGACCCATTCCTCGACGGATTCAAGCTGATCGACGATACGTTCCCGGAACGCATCGAAGCAGTCAAAGCGCTTCGCGACGAAATCAGCGATTCCGTTGTCGAGTTCGGCTCGACCGTGCGACAGCTCTATCGCGACGCCCGCTTGCAGGAAGAGGGTGGCGAGGATGTGGACATTGAGAACCAGAACCTTGATCGACAGCTGAAGGCTTTGCTTCCCTACATGATGCAGGCGCGTCAGTTGGTCGCTTCGATTAAAGACGAGGATCGAAAGCGCGTCGCCGAAGACATCAAGCGACTGGGCGAAGTTCGCAGCGAACGTCTGAGCTATCTGGAGTCCGTGAAGGATGACATTGAGGCCGGACGACTGGAGTCGCAGGTGGAAACGCTGGTCTTTACTGAAGAGTCTGTGCCGACCAGCCAGATTCTGGAGTATCAGCTTGAAAATGAAAACAATGAACGTTCACTGATTGCAAAACTTGACGGAATCATCGCTGAAATTGATGAGCGAATTGCCCGTATCAAGAACGGTGACCAGTCAGGGTTGAGCGGGTCAGAGTTCTACGAAAAACTCGAACGTGATTTCGCCAAACGGATTCCTGATTTGCTGACCGAGGTCGACGGAATCGTGCTTGAGATGGCGCTGTTGCAGTCAACGGCTCGAACCAACTCAATCGAAATTACCAACGTTGATATCGATTCTGATCAGGCGTTCGAGACGGCTCGCTGCCTGCGTCGCGACTGGATGAACGCCAGAGGATCGCTCGTTGATCGTTGGCGACAAATTGAGTTTTTCGCTGATCAACTGGAGGCTCAAGTGGACCTCGTGTTGACTGGTGAGATTGGAAATGCCGGAGCCGATAATCCGTTCCGCATTCGCTACGAAGACGGAAACCTGAGAGCCGGATTCCGCTTTGACGCTCCGATTGTCCGCCAAAGCGAACGCAATGCGTATCGCCAGGCCCAGATTTCCTACCAGCAGGCTCGGCGTAGCTACTACCGTTTCGAAGACGCGATCAGCCAGAGCTTGCGACAGACGATTCGAAATATCAATCAGGACAAGTTGCTGTTTGAGCTCAACCGTCAAAACATTCAGGTCAACATCAAGGCCGTTCAGCTTGCCCGGGCACGTCTGGTCCAGCCTCCGGCTCCCGGACAGGATAGTACGCTCAGTGATGTTACTGCTCGAAACCTGACCGGTGCGATTCAGGGCCTGACCAGTGCTCAAAATCGATACCTTGGTTTGTGGACCGAGTACGAAGTTTTGCGTCGTAGTCTGGATTTCGATATGGGAACCATGGAGCTTGATCCAATGTTTGAGTGGGTGGATCCGGGCGAGATCGATGAAACCATCGGCTTGCGGGTCGCGGCTCGTGAAGGCGTGGCGGAAAACGAACGTTTCTGCTGCGGTTTGCAACAGGCTCAGACGTACGTCGAAGAATTTTACGAAGGCGAAGTCGTGGAGTCGGAAACCGTGATGTCTCCTCCGGGCGGCGACGATTCGAACTCGAACGTGAACTCAATGAACTCGATTGAGTACGACGCGAACCCGATCCAGCCTGTTGCTCCTCGGGAGCCAGTAGCTTCGCAGACGTTTGAAGCACCTGTTGTCGAACCCGCGATGGAGCTTTCGCCGCTGGGGAAAAGTGATGTGCGAACGAAAGCCTCAAAGCCCGTGACGGCCAGGGCGAATGCCAAACCTACATCTGGATTTCAAACTGTGCTGGAAGACGATCAGGTTTCGGTGTCCGATTTTGATGTTTCGAACTTTCCGCCGATCCAGTCCAAGCCAACGATTCAGGCTTCCACCGTGAATTCAACGCGAACTGGTTACCTTGATCCGTTTCAACGCGGCAACGCAGGACCATCGGAAAAACTACGGCTGATCGGTTCGCCAATAACGGCATCGACAGATGCTGGATCAGCAACCGGAGTATCCGGTATCGGAACGGTTGGTTTGGTCTCTCCGAATTCATCGTTGGAACGAGCCTTTCAGTTGAAAGTCGAAGAGCCAAAGGAACCGGTTCGGCAGGCCATCAAGGCAGAGGCCAGCATCCTGACACGCTAG
- a CDS encoding B12-binding domain-containing radical SAM protein, giving the protein MKIKFILPALTESESPFWRPIKYSLFPPLGLATMAAYCSPDDEVELVDQHVQKLSLDDQPDIVAIQVYITNAYRAYRIADHYRSKGCFVILGGLHVTSLPHEAEPHADVLFLGPAEESFPRFLDDYRNGNPATRYVSRDRTLIGVPRIRRDLIQRRLYLVPNSLVVTRGCPHHCEFCYKDAFFEGGKSFYTQHVDDALAEIDRLPGRHLYFLDDHLLGHQKFARELFAGMTGMNRVFQGAATVDSILHGDLIEKAAEAGMRSIFVGFESLDARNLRQSNKRQNLDRDYERVTKRLHDLGIMINGSFVFGLDGDDTTVFQRTVDWAVETGITTATFHVATPYPGTAFYSEMEQAGRLMSDNWDLYDTRHVVFEPKRMTASELKSGYDQAYRDFYRWTAITKASMFHGTVKHRLKHFFYASGWKKFEPLWNLVIQMKRLNLMTPLLEAILSRVSRGNLSGTTEEPASSAMAAGSTDRHPGNRLPVIDSPLVPAENASQNRAS; this is encoded by the coding sequence ATGAAGATCAAATTCATTCTTCCCGCCCTGACGGAATCCGAGAGTCCATTTTGGCGTCCCATCAAGTACTCGCTGTTTCCTCCGCTGGGGTTGGCGACAATGGCAGCCTACTGCTCGCCCGATGATGAGGTCGAGCTTGTTGACCAGCATGTTCAAAAGCTGAGCCTTGACGACCAGCCGGACATCGTCGCAATTCAGGTGTATATCACCAACGCATATCGAGCCTATCGAATCGCCGATCACTATCGCAGCAAGGGCTGTTTCGTGATTCTCGGCGGGCTGCATGTGACGTCATTGCCGCACGAAGCCGAACCTCACGCTGACGTTCTGTTTCTGGGTCCTGCCGAAGAATCGTTCCCTCGCTTTCTGGACGACTATCGCAATGGCAACCCCGCAACGCGATATGTATCGCGCGACCGGACGCTGATCGGTGTCCCCAGAATCAGACGCGATCTGATCCAGCGTCGACTTTACCTCGTGCCCAATTCGCTGGTAGTGACTCGCGGTTGTCCACACCACTGCGAGTTCTGTTACAAGGATGCGTTCTTCGAAGGAGGCAAGTCGTTCTATACGCAACACGTTGACGATGCGCTTGCCGAAATCGATCGCCTGCCGGGCCGACATCTATACTTTCTGGACGACCATTTGCTCGGCCATCAAAAGTTCGCTCGGGAGCTGTTCGCGGGTATGACCGGGATGAACCGTGTCTTTCAGGGAGCCGCGACGGTCGATTCTATTCTTCACGGAGATCTGATCGAGAAAGCCGCCGAGGCCGGAATGCGAAGCATCTTTGTCGGTTTCGAAAGTCTTGATGCCCGCAATCTGCGACAAAGCAACAAACGCCAGAACCTTGATCGTGATTACGAACGCGTCACAAAGCGACTTCACGATCTGGGAATTATGATCAACGGAAGCTTCGTTTTCGGACTCGACGGAGACGACACGACCGTCTTCCAACGAACCGTTGATTGGGCAGTTGAAACGGGAATCACGACCGCGACTTTTCACGTCGCCACGCCCTATCCGGGGACGGCGTTCTATTCGGAGATGGAACAGGCAGGACGATTGATGTCGGATAACTGGGACCTTTATGACACGCGTCATGTCGTCTTCGAGCCGAAACGTATGACGGCCAGCGAGCTCAAGTCAGGCTACGACCAGGCCTATCGGGATTTCTACCGCTGGACTGCAATCACGAAAGCTTCAATGTTCCACGGAACGGTCAAACATCGGCTCAAGCACTTTTTCTATGCGTCTGGTTGGAAGAAATTCGAACCGCTGTGGAACCTGGTCATTCAAATGAAGCGGCTCAACTTGATGACGCCTCTGTTGGAAGCGATTCTCTCAAGAGTCTCCCGAGGGAACCTGTCAGGCACCACGGAAGAGCCCGCATCGAGCGCGATGGCAGCCGGATCAACGGACAGGCACCCGGGAAATCGCTTGCCAGTCATCGATTCGCCGCTGGTTCCAGCAGAGAACGCCTCGCAGAATCGAGCTTCATGA
- a CDS encoding DUF4912 domain-containing protein translates to MITAASLQSQKSKELAQLARKQGIPGWHSMRKAQLIGAILEHAKKSGKSKKKKAASVASPASKSTSRSRRGDRSTGSDSAIAKKIRAQREQEEQLKDLARIMEARRSHTAPEKDRIVLVVRDPFWVQAYWEITRSSVSRARAAFAGKWHAAKPVLRLLEISNEGNTNAVEEIVEEIPVHGGVNNWFINIKTQNSNFRVVIGYLCGESGRFHLIAKSNEIAMPKASEASDCTWNDITNDAQRYYSLSGGNDPNLASADLRAVFEEKSRQPMHIPAFQRLGSAIYPTSRRFEFQVDAHMIVHGSTDPQASVSVGGEPVHVETDGTFVLKMDLPDRRQVLPVIASSRDGTEQRTTVLAIERNTKVMEPLTRDIDEVE, encoded by the coding sequence TTGATCACCGCAGCATCATTGCAGTCTCAGAAATCAAAAGAGCTCGCTCAACTTGCCCGCAAGCAAGGCATCCCCGGTTGGCATTCGATGAGAAAGGCTCAGTTAATTGGCGCCATTCTTGAGCACGCCAAAAAGAGCGGGAAATCCAAAAAGAAGAAAGCCGCATCGGTTGCTTCTCCGGCTTCAAAGTCAACGTCGCGTTCTCGCCGTGGGGATCGTTCGACGGGATCCGATTCAGCCATCGCGAAAAAGATTCGAGCACAACGCGAACAGGAAGAACAGCTCAAGGATCTTGCCAGGATCATGGAAGCTCGTCGCAGTCACACGGCTCCTGAAAAAGATCGCATCGTTCTGGTGGTCCGCGATCCGTTCTGGGTTCAGGCTTATTGGGAGATCACCCGATCTTCAGTCAGTCGCGCTCGGGCCGCTTTTGCAGGAAAATGGCATGCAGCAAAACCGGTGCTTCGGTTGTTGGAAATTTCGAACGAAGGAAACACAAACGCTGTCGAAGAAATTGTGGAAGAGATTCCTGTTCACGGTGGCGTCAACAACTGGTTCATCAACATCAAAACACAGAACAGTAATTTCCGGGTTGTAATCGGTTACCTCTGCGGCGAATCAGGTCGATTTCATCTGATCGCGAAAAGCAACGAGATCGCGATGCCCAAGGCGAGTGAAGCGTCGGACTGTACCTGGAACGACATCACCAATGATGCTCAACGATACTATTCGCTCAGCGGCGGCAACGATCCGAACCTTGCGTCTGCAGACTTGCGAGCTGTTTTTGAGGAAAAATCACGACAGCCGATGCACATTCCTGCATTCCAGCGACTTGGTTCTGCGATTTATCCAACGTCCCGCCGATTCGAATTTCAGGTGGACGCTCACATGATCGTTCACGGATCGACGGATCCGCAAGCCAGCGTTTCCGTCGGTGGCGAACCGGTGCATGTTGAAACCGACGGAACGTTTGTGCTCAAGATGGATCTTCCGGATCGACGTCAGGTGCTACCGGTAATCGCATCCAGTCGAGACGGTACCGAGCAACGAACAACGGTGCTGGCGATCGAGCGGAACACCAAAGTCATGGAACCGCTGACTCGGGATATCGACGAAGTCGAATAG
- the cyoE gene encoding heme o synthase: protein MSAPIETEKSSGQAGSDPSIGTNRPGKADSDSESRMSAFVELTKMRISIMVVLTFVVAAIVSQPQFIDPWIMLWGTVGCLLICFSGNAMNMYVERKTDSLMPRTAGRPLPADKLTSIEVLIFGAATFVASTAIFWNLVNWQTAVCAAVNWIVYVIVYTPLKRKTWFNTEIGAVAGALPVIMGALATTETVPLVAWAFFGVLVFWQFPHFMAIAWKYRHEYKAGGLQMLTVVDPSGKRAGFKSVVTCVLLILCSLIPVVEVRTIFHVILLVTISLIVGAPYLKASIGFNADPNDITAKKLMRSSLLYLPLYMAGLLIVYLT from the coding sequence ATGTCTGCACCTATCGAAACTGAAAAATCATCTGGTCAAGCCGGGAGCGATCCGTCGATCGGGACCAATCGGCCCGGCAAAGCTGATTCAGACTCCGAGAGTCGCATGTCGGCGTTTGTTGAGCTGACCAAGATGCGGATTTCGATCATGGTGGTGCTGACATTCGTCGTCGCAGCCATCGTCTCGCAGCCTCAGTTTATCGACCCGTGGATTATGTTATGGGGCACGGTTGGCTGTTTGCTGATTTGCTTTAGCGGCAACGCGATGAACATGTATGTCGAGCGAAAGACAGACTCGCTGATGCCGCGAACCGCTGGTCGCCCGTTGCCAGCGGACAAACTGACTTCGATCGAAGTTCTGATTTTCGGCGCGGCAACGTTTGTCGCCAGCACGGCAATTTTTTGGAATCTCGTCAATTGGCAGACCGCGGTCTGTGCTGCCGTGAACTGGATCGTGTATGTGATCGTTTACACGCCTCTGAAACGAAAAACCTGGTTCAACACAGAAATTGGAGCCGTCGCTGGCGCCCTCCCGGTGATCATGGGAGCTCTTGCAACAACCGAAACGGTGCCGCTGGTTGCGTGGGCGTTTTTTGGTGTCCTGGTGTTCTGGCAGTTTCCGCACTTTATGGCGATCGCCTGGAAGTACCGGCACGAATACAAAGCTGGCGGGTTACAAATGTTGACCGTCGTTGATCCCAGCGGAAAACGGGCAGGCTTCAAATCAGTAGTGACCTGTGTGCTGCTAATTTTGTGCAGCCTGATTCCTGTTGTGGAAGTTCGTACCATCTTCCACGTCATTTTGTTGGTGACGATTTCGTTGATCGTTGGGGCACCTTATTTGAAAGCTTCGATTGGATTCAACGCGGACCCGAACGACATCACGGCAAAAAAGCTGATGCGTTCCTCACTGCTGTACTTGCCGCTTTACATGGCCGGATTGTTAATCGTCTATCTGACCTGA
- a CDS encoding DUF420 domain-containing protein, translated as MSNDIPAENLPLARKLYPIAWVLTVAVLGLVAVMHEIKLDIGMELNFLPPIHAILNSMVAVLLISSLAMIKQGNVKGHQGAITAAMVCSAMFLLCYVAYHFTTPGTAYGGEGTIRYVYFALLISHIVLAAVSFPLILFTWIFGFTGQIKRHRKFSKITFPMWLYVAVTGPVCYVMLRPYY; from the coding sequence ATGAGTAACGATATACCTGCTGAAAACTTGCCGCTTGCCCGCAAGCTGTATCCAATCGCCTGGGTCCTGACCGTTGCGGTCCTGGGACTGGTTGCCGTGATGCATGAAATCAAACTGGACATCGGCATGGAGCTGAACTTCCTGCCGCCGATTCACGCGATCCTGAACTCGATGGTCGCTGTGCTGTTGATCTCTTCATTGGCAATGATCAAACAGGGTAACGTCAAAGGGCACCAAGGCGCGATCACCGCGGCAATGGTGTGCTCGGCCATGTTCCTGCTGTGCTACGTCGCGTATCACTTCACGACGCCAGGAACGGCGTACGGTGGAGAAGGCACCATTCGCTACGTCTATTTCGCGCTGCTGATTTCGCACATCGTTTTGGCCGCCGTTAGTTTTCCGTTGATCCTGTTCACCTGGATTTTTGGATTCACCGGACAGATCAAACGCCACAGGAAGTTTTCAAAGATCACATTCCCCATGTGGCTGTATGTTGCCGTGACCGGGCCTGTTTGCTATGTCATGCTGCGGCCATACTATTAG
- a CDS encoding rhomboid family protein: MGFEDRQYTREDSMFGGDRTGLAQFSIVAILIAINFIVWIADTFSPVVVKIPEAGVYVHWVSSWLRLDTGRPWMIWTFLTYGFTHASIESSIWHIIFNMFVLFMFGRPVAERLGRYEFLRFYLSAIVFAGLAFFFWYLIIGERGSCVGASGATMAVLILFILWYPHQKLYLMGVVEVPAWLMGAGVIGYDLLRAFSPNSEVAWQAHLGGALFAWLYLHFEWNFRWMGSLTEWIPKRKGNLNIYNPDTRSTKSDQLRVEGDRILAKISEEGEESLSRKERKTLEKYSKMLRSEK; this comes from the coding sequence ATGGGTTTTGAGGATCGACAATACACGCGCGAAGACTCCATGTTCGGTGGCGACCGAACCGGACTGGCTCAGTTCTCCATCGTTGCGATTCTGATCGCGATCAACTTCATCGTCTGGATCGCTGATACGTTCTCGCCGGTGGTTGTGAAAATCCCGGAAGCCGGCGTTTACGTTCACTGGGTCAGCAGCTGGTTGCGGCTTGACACAGGGCGTCCGTGGATGATCTGGACGTTTCTGACCTACGGCTTCACACATGCCTCGATTGAGTCGAGCATCTGGCACATCATTTTCAACATGTTCGTGCTGTTCATGTTTGGACGACCGGTTGCGGAGCGTTTGGGACGATACGAATTTTTGAGGTTCTATCTGTCAGCAATCGTCTTCGCGGGCCTGGCGTTTTTCTTTTGGTATCTGATCATCGGCGAGCGAGGCTCCTGTGTTGGCGCGTCCGGTGCGACGATGGCAGTTCTGATTCTGTTCATTCTTTGGTACCCACATCAGAAGCTCTATCTGATGGGCGTGGTTGAAGTTCCGGCCTGGCTGATGGGGGCTGGAGTGATTGGCTACGATCTGTTGCGAGCGTTTTCTCCAAACTCAGAGGTCGCCTGGCAGGCTCATCTGGGCGGTGCACTTTTTGCGTGGCTGTATCTGCACTTTGAGTGGAATTTTCGCTGGATGGGTAGCTTGACCGAGTGGATTCCAAAGCGGAAAGGGAATTTGAACATCTACAACCCGGACACACGTTCGACGAAGTCCGATCAGCTTCGCGTAGAAGGCGACAGGATCCTTGCCAAAATCAGTGAAGAGGGTGAGGAGAGTCTGTCTCGCAAAGAGCGTAAGACGCTTGAGAAGTACAGCAAGATGCTTCGCAGCGAAAAATAG